The following DNA comes from Hypanus sabinus isolate sHypSab1 chromosome 15, sHypSab1.hap1, whole genome shotgun sequence.
tAATAACAAAAGCTAAGTAGTAGAAGCTAATTGGTAAAAGCTGGGGGAAATATGAGGGAAAAAATAGAATTAGcaaaggattagtgtaaatgggttctCGATGGTCAGTGTGTAGTCTGCGGATTAAAAAGACCCATTTCCATCTGTATAACTGATACTTGCTCCACTCCACTTGCCGTATTTTCAAACCAAGTCCAGGGTGAGAAAGGTAGAGGAGAAACACCTCCGGAACAATTCAAATCTTTCTGCCCCTCAAATCATTATTAATCCAATAAAGACCAAGATTTAAATCCCCAATAATCAGTTTATTGGCTTGGAATAACATGTCCCACCAAAACTGCTCTTAGTGCTTAGTGATCTCAAACCCTCTCTCCTCATGTTCCACTTCACAACCTTTCATCCAAATACTCAAAGTCTTGGCACCAGCAGTGATCTGGGATTACCACTGGTCTACTTTCTTAAACTCTTATAATCTGCCTGCTAGACCTCAAAGCTTTTAATACCTTCCTTCAGAATACTGGTACAGATATGAACCACAACTTGAGTGTTCATATTGACATTTCAGAACGCTTTGATGCCACTCAGTGACATTCTTTTTCCtaatgtaaaaacagaaaatgctggaaacagttcagtgtttgTGGGATGAGAAAAAGAGCAGCCATTTAAGGCTGGTGACATTTCTTCAGAAAAGTCTATATCATTGCtctgaaataattttttttttaaacttttatttCATGATATAGTACAAAGCAGGCCCTTCCGGCTCAACTAactgcgctgcccagcaacccacttatttaatCCTAGACTACTCACaaggcaatttacaatgtccaattaacctactaacaaacttttggataggtacatagagcttagaaaattagagggctataggtaagcctagtaatttctaaggtagggacatgttcggtacaactttgtgggctgaagggcctgtattgtgctgtagattttctaagtTTATCTGGGAGGTCTAtgaaacgtgggaggaaaccagagcacaggaGGAAACCTACCCATTCAAggggagaacattcaaattcCTTTCAGAcggtgttgaaattgaactcttGAAACGTGAGCTGCAATAGCACCACCCTAACTGTTATGCTACTGAAGTGCCTTTTCTCCACAGATGATGCCCAACCTATACAATATAAACATTAAAAATCCACTCTTGGAAAAATGGTATAACAGTATTACAAGTTTCTTAATTTTGAAATCTTACCTCTGGTGGAGATAATAGGAAGATTGGGAATGTTAGAGGTCATCATGACATTCCCTGTATCCATAGGTTGTGTACTGTCTTGATTTATCTGCTCTTCTGGTGGCATGTAAGCAGGCGGAGGGGTGTCAGCTGGGTAAAGAACATTCAAGGCTTAGGATCATACTAGAGCTCAAATCAAGCTTTAAAACCACTCAGTGCAACCAGTGCTGATCAAATTGACTTGCATATGAAGTGAAGATCTGTCACACTCTAGACATCAGCATCATTGAGGACAAAAAGTCAAAGAAGAAAATATTACATCCAAAGCCTCAGAACGTTTacttaagaattttttttaaattaacaaaAATCAAATGCAAAGAATGCAGGAAGCACATTTGAGTCCAGATAAAGACCAAAATATAGGAGAAAAGTCAGCTTCATTCTAGAAACTACAATAAGAGGATACGatcttgcaattttttttttgactgCAATTAATTAACGTTACCTATATCCCTGTGGATGCTACACTAGAATCACATATAATATGGGAAATAATCTACTGTAAACCTGCAAGAGCAGATGGTTTGACCCTGAAAAATTCCAAATGATTCTGAATCTATATAGACTTTACACAGGACTTTAAAATTTACAGCCAACTTTGGAAGTGTCATACATTACAGTACAGCAATTAAATCACTGATTTCAATTTCAAGATTCCCAAATTAATTAAAACTCACCTACAGATGTTGTACAATTAAACATTCATTCATTGCTTCCAATATTCGAATTTCTTTACCACATGGTCTGCAATGCAGATTTAgagttcaattttttttttactacacTTTAGCTACTTGTGACTAAATGGGACCAAGGATTAAACTGAAAGCTGAAGGCATTGTACATTAAACATCACCAGTATATAGAAACACAACTGATACACAAGACAGATGGTCTGATTTTGTAAGTTAATAAACCAAGAATATTAATTTTCCAGAACTGCCTAGGGAGCACATTCTTTTATCAACTATTTTCAGTTGTCTCATTAACTACACCATCATTAAGATTAGAAACAAGGTTTTTTCACCAATCCTTCTGTTCCAATGAAGCAAACCTGTGGTAAAATGGACAAAATCCAAACATGAAAGACTAGGCTGATAAGCAGCAAATAATATTTGCAAAACAAGTGCTGAACTTGATTTCCAGCAGAAAATGCACCCAAAAGTTAGTTAAATTACTATCTTCAAATCTACTATCAACACCCCAGGGAGTCACTGTTAAACAAATTCAGATGCCATGATTACTACTCCAATTTCAATGCAATCTTAAGCCAGCAGCTCAGCTCAACTCCAGTTCAAACATTATTGATACAAGACAGAAAAAAGATTAAGTTATCATAGAATGTTCCTAAACCCCCAAAGTTGCAtcattttttatattttgtgccatGGTACAAGATTTTCAGTTTAAGTTAGGTCTCTTCTATTGCTGTCACTAATTCTTTAAGTCTTGGTATGGAAACCTATAACCAACTAGGGAAAAAGATGATAAAAATCATTACTCATTAATTCCGAAAAAACAGCAAACaagcacatttttaaaatgtgaCAGGGCTGAATTTGAAAGTCTGATGTTGAttaaacagtgacaatgactagGAGTGCAGAGCTTAAATCTTGCAGATTCAGGAAAACAAGTAATTTTTCCACAAACATTCAGGCTTCATAGGCTGCAGGAACAGGTAACAGCATGCGCCACATCACACCTTAAAACATACTTTCAATTCAGAAGCGTGCTTAAACATATATTTTTTGCTTTAACAACACTTATCATGGGAATATATCAAAATATCTTAAAATAGGCATTTTTATACAAGTTTCATGCTATTTTAAAATACCTTGATGCCTGATCAAACGGAATTGCAAGACTTTCCTCAAAATAGTTTCATTCTTCAAAAACATTCCAAATTCAACACTTAATTTTTAGCAGTTGCATTTAATCAAAAGCTTATACGATACAAGGTTATATTGGATTTTGCACACATTTAAAGATACTCTACAAAACTCGTTATGCACTTCCATCACTtctattttatattttaaaaaatcaatgcgAAGTTTAAAAAGAATTGCTATTAAGAAATAACACCtatctttttaaaaaatcatacaATCATATTACCTGGCAGCTGGAAAGGACTGCTTGGCCCAGAACTGGCAGGAGAGCTGGGATAGGTGCTGCTGGCTGGTGATGGAGGGTACGGACTATTTGGCGAAATTGGAAATGGATTACTATTTGGCTGTTGGAAGGAATCCGGAAATGTGGCATTATGCGGCATATGAGGTTCGTTATGACTCAAGTTACGAAACTGAACAAGAAGGCTGTGTTGTGGGTTAAACTCACTGTGCCTTGGAACCAAGACTGGAGGCAAAACtagaatttaaaaacaaaaaagGTAAAATTAAGCATTGTCTGCAGCAAAAATTTTGCTATTTTGAGAAACATGATTAACTGATTACAGATCCAACTTAAATTTTAAGTATataaatgcaaaatacttaccaTATAGGACCTTCCTTAAATTCTTCAGTCACATTAATGACAATATAAATTGGCGCCACAACCATATCAGATGGATGATTCTATTTAAACTACAACTGTAGTTCCATTCTACACTTCACACTTTTTGTTAGCTGCTTTACCTTCCCTTTTCTGTAACTTCCCCAAGACCTCAGGCCTAACTTTGAGTGTGCAACAGAATGTCAAttatatagtaatttataattacGTATATCACTCAGCAAAGGTCAAGTCTTCAAATAAAGCACAAAAGAAGTATCACACTTGCTCTAAATCTAAAAGAAATAATCTCGTGCGGGTCAGAGAGCATGATCGGTATACCTCCATCCAGAACTTACGCAAGTCAGTTCTAATGTAAAGCCATCAATCTGACACTTTCGCTCTTAACGGATGTAGACCACAGCATTTGAAGCCTCTAATTCAAACAGTGTACATTATTAATAGTGATAAttaaaatctccctccacaattaTAAAATAAGAAAAACCAATCACTACAAATgcaaacagacacaaaatgcaggaggaactcagtaggccaggcagcatctatgaaaaatagTAGTtgctgtttcaggccaaaacctttcatcagaactagagGAAAAGACAGACTACaaatgtgaaaatgtttgaataAACGAATATGGTTAAGACTAGCAAACAGCAAACAACTGCATTACATTTACAATACATTACACTATGCTTGTCAGCAATTAACATTTAAAATATTATTCAAATCAGTATCCTTCAAATACACTAGCTACATTTCATTTACAAAGCATCTCCCCCCCTTCCGTCAAACAATTTTCAGTTGTATTTAGACAATACATTCTATTTCCTTCCAAGAATTAACAGAATATTATCAATTTTAAGTAAGTCCTTGCAAGTATTGAAATAATGATAATACCCCAGAATGCTGAGTGAACACAAAGGAATAGCTTTAAAAGCCTTTGTTGAAATATTGCAATACTTTGTTTTACATCAGCATAAAATTTCATGTGGCTATGTGCATTTGAACCACATAACCCGTATAGATTAGTTGACCTTGCAGAAAAAGCAGTATTTAATTTACAATAAAAATGGTTGTCAATAGTAATTTACCTCCAATCTAATGGAAATTACTATATACTAAATATGCAGATTTTTTAAACCAAAACCTTTGTTAAATCAGACTACTTACTCTGCCAGTACTGAAACTTGACAATTAAAAAGTCACTGTACTTGAACTTAAGTGTTTCCATTTGCTCATTCTAACAATGCTGTACAACATTAAATAGTATACTTTACACAGCAATTTACAGGGGATGAACTTCAatattaaaaatgaaacaattttactTTCTTAACCACTCAATTTCAtaaaacacattaaaaaaaacttcctaAGCTCAGTTACTGACAATATTAAAATGTCAAGATAAATTCTTGAACTACAGATCTAGGACAGATACATGACTGAAGACTGAAACATAACAGATTTTGCAATACAGGTATTAGCTGCTGACCTGGCAGTCCATCTAGATGTGACAGCCTGCAGTAATGCTTCTATACGCCAGAAAGAAATTAAGTATTTGGCCACAAGTTAACCAGACAAATCACTTTTTAAAAGGCACTTTGCTAAATCCTTTGGCAAGGAGAAAATGGCCTAGATTTTGCCCTTTACAATTATTTGCTGCAATTAGTAACCAGAACAACGGAATTAATGTTCTATATATCTTTAGTAGATCATTTAGCCCCTCAAGTCTATAATATTTTCCATTCCAAGTTTTCCTGTATTTTCTCCTACATCATGCCTGCTCTACTATTCACTAAAATAATGGCTAATCTTTTATCTCTGTGGTATATGTCCACACAATCAGTATACTCCTTGATCCCTCAGCAACTAAATTTTAGTAACCCTCTTGCATAGAGAATTCCCAAGATTCCCTGTCCATTGGGTGGTGATATTCCTTGCCTTGGTCTTGAAAAGACACCCATTTGACAGTTCCATACCTTGGCAAGGCACCACACATTTACCCTATCAAGTTCTCCAAGGTATTGTCCTTCATTATTCTAATCTAGTCTGTTTAATTACTCCTTACAGAATAACTTGTTTCCCTGAATTCACAAACTATTCTTACAAATATGGACAGCAGAGTGGCACAGAGGTCCTGCCTCAGTTCCACCTCCAGAAATGTGATCAATGCCTTAGCGACAGTTTAATTCTGATAaatatgaggtgatgcatttCGTGACTATCAATGAGGCTAAGACATGGGACAGTCATGGGAAGTATTGAGGAACAGAAGGATCAGGTTGTACAAGCCCAAAGGTCCTTGAAGTTGGCAATGCAGGTAGATAATGTGATTAAGGAGGCCTTCATTACTGGGTACATCAACGACAAGAGCAGAGGCTACATTGGACCTCAGCTAGAGTAGTTAGAACATGCAAGAGAATggatattcaccaggatattgtctGGGTTAGTCTGTTatgaggacagactggagagcctGGGTCAATCTTTTTGGAGCACAAGAGCTTAGGAACGGACATGATTGAACTATATAAAAATTGTGGCATATAGATATGGCAGACTGCAGAAAATGATTTCTCATATCAAGAGTAGATAAAACCAAGACAGTTCCAGAGTAAGGAGTTGTAGAGATATAGAAAGAATCTTTCTCACCAAGGTGTAGGCAATACCTGGAATACGCTGCCTGAAAGAGCAGTGTcaacagagtcactgacacaatgTAAGAAATGTCCACACAAGCACATGAACTATCTAGCTATAGCAAACTATGAGCTAATGATGAAAAACAGGATTACTACAGATGGGTCGGCATGGATGTGGTGACATGATTGTCCTGTTTCCTAGAatatgacccaggttcaatcctgacacttgccatcccccccccccccccccccccccaccttctcttcCTCCTGTTACTGTGCAGTCTGCACATCCTAcgggattgcatgggtttcctctgacacCCCTAAATAATACAACCGAAATTAATTGGCCACCAGTGTGAATGGTAAATCTACCCAGCTCTAACATGGCCTTCCAGATTATGGCTTAATTCCACTGCAAGTTACAGATTAACATCTACACAATAACAAAATACATACAACTTGTCATGCTTTCGAGTACATACCTGGACTTTCCACTCGCTTATAATGATAAGGATTGATGCAGACCTCCTTCTGTTTTGATCCGAATGGAAATTCACATATATCTAACGGCTTCAACTCATGATGACTTTGAAGATCCGGCCAGCGCCATACACGGCAATAAATAACGTGCGGCAACCCTTTCCTGTGAGATACCTGAAGACGCCCATCTAAAGATCGTGGGATGGTGACACATTTGCTGGGCTGACCAGGACTGCTTAATGCCTTTTCCAAATCTTCCATGGCTCCCTTTTTCTTCTTCAACTTCTTTACCAGAGCATCAACTGCTTTCTCTGCCCACTTCTCCTCTTCATCCCCTTGCTTCCAGCCCAAAAGACGTTTTACAGCTGGGCTGGTAAATGAGAATAGACTTGCCATCGTCATTGTGAAGAGATTAAATGGTATCAAATCACACTAGCTTCTAGGGCAAAGTCAGCAGCTGCGAGCAGTAAAAAAACCTATTAAAAATAGCCACCGTTTTAGCAGAGGAAATTTCAACCAATACAAAGTGAAGAAGCAAGTATTCCTTCTTCAGCCTCGATAATTGTCTTTTCACTATTTTTACAAAATTGAGATCTGGATGTCGGAGTCTTGGCTTCCTGCTTCCTCAGACAACAGCATCTGGGAGGGAAAGGAAAATATGTAAGGATCTATGAAATAAAGATGAACTCCACTTTGAAACCACAGAACACTTTTAGCCACCATTTGCAAAGAAATTCTCCAAAATTCTGACAAACTAGTAAATGCAGTGTCAAACTAAGGGGAAGATCAGTCAGGACTAAAATGAGAGGGAAATTTTGGTGAAATGAGACAAACATCCAAGGAAAGCAACTCTACTCCTCACTTATAAAAATATTTTACTGCAAATTTCCTGATGAGACTATCTGGAATATTCTGTACAGTTCTGATAACCTTATacagcagtggtccccaacctctgGGTCACGGACTGATACCGATCCGCGGAGCATGCAGGGGTGCAGCAGGTAGCCGGGacgcacccagcacatctttaagaaaaaagccgaaataaacaagctaattaattaggtgccaTCCGGCAagtaattaattagcttgtttatttcagcttttttcttaaagatgtgctgggtgcgtCCCGACTACTGCTGAACCCCTGCACACTTCACGGATCAGTATCAGTCTGCAGTccggaggttggggaccactgctatACAAGGAATATTGTGATGGAGAATGTACAAGACTAAATTGCTTGTATTGTGTTGTgttgtggggcgggggggggggggggcagggaaaaAGTGCTGTTACATTTAATTAAACCATCTGGGCTGATATTCTCTagcatttagaagaatgcgaAGTGATTTCATTGGAATTTTTAAGTGCTTGACGGTAGATCTCAAATTAAGTGGTTGATCATTCTGGACCTAGATCTTAATCCAGAGAATTCACTACCCAAAGGGGACGTGCTGGCTCAATTACCAAAAATATTTCATACCACAACCAGATTTTGGGTAAGGATATCAAATGGATATTTGGAGCAATGGAAACAAGACACTAGATGCTAGAACCTGGAGAAACAAATAAtattggagaaattcagcaggtcaggcagcatccgagggaaatggacagtcaatgcttCCTGTGAAAGATCCTTCATCTGGGTTGAATGTGGTTAATACAGGAAAGTAGCACTGACAGACACAGTTAACAGTAACTTTAATAAATGGTGGAGGAAGCACAAGGAGTACTCACATTTCTCCTGTTACTTCAGAAAAGCAGATGGTCATGAGAAACATTGTATAACCTCATGTTCAAAATGCAAACTGGCTTTTAAATTTCAGTTTGTCCAAATTTAAACTGCAAAAACACAACACTTCCTCTTTTCAATCTCTAACTATGAACCTGCATAAACTACTCCAAGACAAAAAAAGCAAACATTCTCTACAGCAGATTTCCCAAAGGACTTTGAAATTCCAATCTTAGGTAAAAGCAAAAACAGTATCTGGACCATTACTAGAATTCAAAGCAAAGCACTTATATTTTGTAGAGCAATTCAAGTGCCTGAAAGTCTTTGGTTGTTTTATAATGCACGCCATCGTAGTGCTGCAAGACTATAACTACCAAGATCAACTTCTAGCTTATGCTGTAAGCATGCACTTATGACTTTCATTAAagtaatttacaataaaaataaacttgATCAGTGCACGGATTATGTTTGGCAAGTTGTGGACTTGCTATACCTGAGGTATGGTGACACTTGTGCGCTGCCCAGCACACTCCTCACTAATTTGATTTCACacaaacatttcactgtatgtttcaatatacatgagaaataaaactaatcttataACTTCATCACCTCAAAATTCCATAATGCTCACAAAAACATTTGGTTTAGAGAGAGGGATATGATTGAAACTCatttctcacaatcactctttcaGTGCGACATTCATATTTATGTTCAAATACAATTAAACAGACTAATAGCAACTGAATGCGACAAAATGAATTTAAAATGGCCTGATTACAagttattaatttttttaaatgaaagtaAGAAAACCAAGTTAATTGGAAAGCTCTAAAATTAAATGAAACCAATTTGTTATTTGCTTAGTAATAGGATCCAAAATACAAGTTAAGGAACTTTACAATGGATGTACTTTTACCAACagattgttaaaaaaaaacacaccagaATACACCCAAGCACCAATATTTTAAGTTAAAGGAGTCTCTATAGTGATAATACAGATGCAATGTACAGTGCTACTGTGCTGATAAGCAATGGGGAGATCTGATCCAAATCCCTTATGAATGATTGCATAAGTAAGAACAATTAAAACTGGCAGAAGGTACACAAGAAACT
Coding sequences within:
- the smad5 gene encoding mothers against decapentaplegic homolog 5, which gives rise to MTMASLFSFTSPAVKRLLGWKQGDEEEKWAEKAVDALVKKLKKKKGAMEDLEKALSSPGQPSKCVTIPRSLDGRLQVSHRKGLPHVIYCRVWRWPDLQSHHELKPLDICEFPFGSKQKEVCINPYHYKRVESPVLPPVLVPRHSEFNPQHSLLVQFRNLSHNEPHMPHNATFPDSFQQPNSNPFPISPNSPYPPSPASSTYPSSPASSGPSSPFQLPADTPPPAYMPPEEQINQDSTQPMDTGNVMMTSNIPNLPIISTRDVQPVAYEEPKHWCSIVYYELNNRVGEAFHASSTSVLVDGFTDPSNNKNRFCLGLLSNVNRNSTIENTRRHIGKGVHLYYVGGEVYAECLSDSSIFVQSRNCNYHHGFHPTTVCKIPSGCSLKIFNNQEFAQLLAQSVNHGFEAVYELTKMCTIRMSFVKGWGAEYHRQDVTSTPCWIEIHLHGPLQWLDKVLTQMGSPHNPISSVS